One Pristiophorus japonicus isolate sPriJap1 chromosome 19, sPriJap1.hap1, whole genome shotgun sequence genomic window carries:
- the LOC139230150 gene encoding probable G-protein coupled receptor 139 produces the protein MAMTSSLVTRQFMALTAEAEAPSGRANLMSIVILSRGTCGLTKGITRYMVTMAIADLMVCVFNITINNILTSHFLDSFLMYTNVCRFSAFIQVFSVQLSVCSTVSFTFDRYVSICCPKLKLNYCTHRTATVVLTIVGVLSFLINIPVYFRYEPYYLVGDIEWGCRTVTEYGSSPAWIAYKWILNLSVTLVPFPFLLLLNSLTARYILIASRARRALKKCSNGDSSSDPEMKNRRTSIILLFSVSGSFIVLWTPVLMIDICFKLTETITWEGPNSLYLAIKITVFLMYTSTCTNTCVYALTQRKFREEIKNIVKYPFSFIIKLCKQYEYSQSIRVHCPLARSLDHLGISSGSTFIQELEYINRRVIRIAK, from the exons atggcgatgacgtcatcgctggttACACGCCAGTTCATGGCGCTAACTGCTGAAGCGGAAGCGCCCAGCGGCCGAG CGAACCTGATGTCGATTGTCATCCTGTCCCGGGGAACGTGCGGTCTCACCAAAGGAATCACTCGTTACATGGTAACCATGGCCATAGCAGATCTGATGGTCTGTGtctttaatataactataaataatatcTTGACTTCTCATTTCCTCGATTCATTCTTGATGTACACCAATGTTTGTCGTTTTAGTGCATTCATACAAGTATTCAGCGTCCAACTCTCTGTCTGTTCGACAGTATCGTTCACCTTTGACCGCTACGTATCCATTTGTTGTCCGAAACTGAAATTAAATTATTGCACCCACAGAACTGCCACTGTGGTTCTAACAATCGTGGGTGTGCTCAGCTTTCTGATAAACATTCCAGTTTATTTCCGGTATGAGCCCTACTATCTTGTTGGGGATATAGAGTGGGGCTGTCGGACAGTAACGGAATATGGTTCTTCCCCGGCATGGATAGCTTACAAATGGATCCTGAATCTCTCAGTCACATTAGTGCCATTCCCTTTTCTGTTGCTGTTAAATTCCCTCACTGCCAGGTACATCTTAATAGCCAGTCGAGCTCGCAGAGCCCTGAAGAAATGCAGCAATGGGGACAGCAGCAGTGATCCCGAGATGAAGAACCGAAGAACATCCATCATTCTGCTCTTCTCTGTATCTGGGAGCTTTATTGTATTGTGGACGCCAGTTCTGATGATTGACATCTGTTTCAAGCTCACGGAAACTATTACATGGGAAGGTCCAAACTCGCTTTATTTGGCGATTAAAATCACGGTCTTTTTGATGTACACCAGCACCTGTACAAACACCTGTGTTTATGCATTGACCCAGAGGAAGTTCCGGGAGGAGATTAAGAACATTGTGAAATATCCATTTTCTTTCATTATTAAATTATGTAAACAATATGAGTACTCGCAATCGATCAGAGTTCATTGCCCATTAGCTCGGTCACTCGATCATTTAG